ACGGCATAGCCGGGCAGCAACGTGCCCACCAGCAGCAGCCACATGGCCAGCCCAGACCGGCGCAGGCGGCCATCAGGCGCGCGGTCGGAGGCGGCGAACTGCCGCCCCAGGCGGCGCAACCACAGCCGCAGCGGGAACATCATCACCAGCGCGGCCACCAGGCCGAGCAGCGGCGTGCCCCAGCCATTGGCGCGGATGCCGGCGACCAGCGTGTCACGCCCCTGCTCGGCCAGCGGCGCGACGCGCGCGACATCGATCGGCAGGCGCTCGGCCACCTTGCTCCACAGCGCAGGCGACAGCGGCGAGGCCACCTTCTGCCCCAGCTCTTCGGTACGTTGCGCGGCGCGTTGCTGGTCGATGTCGGTCGCCAGCTGCTGCGCACGCACCGCACTGGTCTTGGCCTGCGCCACCGATGCGGCCAGTCCATCGCGCTGCTTGTTGAGGGTGCGCCGTTGCGCCGCCAGTTCGGGCGGCTCGGTGGCGCCCTCGGCGGGCGTGCCCAGCTGCGCCAGCTGTTCGTCGAGGCGGTCCAGCTGCGGCTGCAGCGACTTCTCCACCGCCTCGGCGTCACGCCGGGCCTTCGAAGCATCCTCGGACAGCATGGCCAATGTTTCGATGGCCGCGGCATCACCACGCTTGCGGTCGACTTCCTTCAGCTTCGCATCGATATCCGCCAGCTGCTGCTTCGGCGTGGGGTCCTCATCCTGTGCCAGCACCGGTGCGGACAGCAGGAAGGCAGTGCACAGCAGCAGGGCCAGCCAAGGCCCCCGTGCACGGATCGATCGCAGGAAAGAAGACACGCCAGCCACACCGTTTCGCGCGGACCACCGCGCCTGCGCGCGACTATACGGCACAGGCGGTAAAGGCCGGATGCGTGGCGCGGAGGACTGCACCCGCGTGGATGGGGCTTCGGCGGGGTGATGGCGCTGGTGGTCACCACTGGGCGATGACGGTCTGGCGATTGCGGCGGGGTGATCGTGGCCGGGCGAATCGACTGGGTAGAGTCGACTGTCAGTCCACTATCGCGCGCAGCGCGGGCTTTGCACAGCGTCCAGCGAAGAGCAGTCGACTAACAGTCGACTCTACCCAGTCGGTTTTCCCCGCCGGTTTGTCCCGCCGGTTTTCCCGTCGATTCGCCCGGTCAGTTCACCCAGCCCACGTTTCCGCGCGCCCGCACGCCACCCCGGCGAAATCAGTACTTCAACCGCAGCTCTTCCACCGTGGGCTGCTGCAGCGCGTACCAGTCCTGGAACTCTTCCTCGGTGATCTCATCGGGCGCATACACCGCCACCGGGTGCCAGTCGTGGTCGGTCGGCAACGGCTGGCGCGGGCCGGCACGCAGGCTGTAACTGACGCCCTCGTAGTCCACCAGGTCGTCGACCTGCGGCCACTGCTCGCGTGCGAACGCGGATTCACTCTTCAACAGGATCACCTGGTACATCGGCACCTCCACTTCGGTTGGATCAGGAAAACACGGCGCTGGCTGCAGGATACCGCCGCACCGGTGACAACGGGCACGCCGCAGCGGCGACGGAACGTTCTGGACACGGCCATCGCCCCGGCTTCACCCGCCCATGGCAAGGCCATCGGCATCGTGGAGGCCCACCCCTGCCACGACCGCCGATGACCGAGCACCCGCCGCTGAAGACCGTTGCCGACCTCAAGCTGCCCCGCTACCTGGGCACCTGGTACGAGATCGCACGCCTGCCGATGCGCCACGAGCCAGAGGGCTGCACCGACGTGTCGGCGCACTACACCCTGCTCGACAACGGCAACGTCGGCGTCACCAACCGCTGCCGCATGGACGGCGAGGTCGAGGAAGCCACCGGCGAGGCCTGTGCCGTCGACAACGACAGCGCGCGCCTGGAGGTCAGTTTCCTGCCCAAGGGCCTGCGCTGGCTGCCGTTCGCCAAGGGCGACTACTGGGTGATCCAGGTCGCTCCGGACTACAGCGTCGCGCTGGTCGGCAGTCCGGATCGCAAGTACCTGTGGCTGCTGGCGCGCGAACCGCGCCTGGACGCCACCGTGCAGGACCATTATCTGGCGGCCGCGCGCCTGCAGGGCTTCGATCTGTCCGAACTGATCCAGACCCCGCATACCGGCCACCCGACCGCCTGAGCAGCTGCGCATGGACCTGAAGAGTGGCTACCCGTGGTGGGCGGTGCGCAACGGCCTGATCCACGCCTTCCCACCGCTGGAAATGGACCTGCACAGCGACGTGCTGGTGGTTGGGGGTGGCATCACCGGTGCGCTCATCGCCGATGAACTGTCCGCCCACGGCCACGAAGTGGCGGTCATCGAGCAGCGCGACATCGGCTGGGGCAGTACCGCCGCCAGCACCGCGCTGCTGCAGTACGAGATCGATACCCATCTGCTGGAACTGGCACAGCGTTACGGCCATGACGCCGCCGCACGGGCCTACCTTGCCTGTGCCGAGGCAATCCCGGCACTGGGCGAGGTGGCGCGCGGCCTGAAGGACGTGGATTTCCAGCGGATGGACAGCCTGTACCTGGCCAGCCGCCATCGCGACGTGCCGCGCCTGATGGCCGAGGGCGATGCCCGCCGCGGCATCGGCCTGGATGCCCGCTGGCTGGGCCCGGAGGCACTGCGGGAACGCTTCGACGTTGAGGCCGGCGGCGCCCTGCTGACCCGGCAGGCGGCCCGGGTCGATCCGTATCGGCTGACCTATGCGCTGCTGCAGCGCGTGCGCCGGCGCGGCGGCCACGTGCATGACCGCACCGTACTGCACAGCCTCGATGCCACCGCGCGCGGGGTGACCGCCCGTACCGAAGCCGGTGCCACGGTCCGCGCACGCCACGTCGTGCTGGCCATGGGCTATGCCAACCAGCGCTGGCTCGATCAACGCGTCGCCCGCAACCGCAGCAGCTATGCCTTCATCACCGACCCCATCGATGCGGACGTGCTGGGCCGGCTGCGCAACACGATGGTCTGGGAGAGCGCACGCCCATACCTGTATCTGCGCGCCACCGGCGACCGGCGCCTGCTGGTGGGTGGACTGGACGATGCCATCGACATTCCGGCCCGCCGCGACCGGCGCGTGCAGCGCAAGGCCGATCAGCTGATGAAGCAGCTGCAGCACTGGTTTCCACGGCTGGGGCCGGTGCCGGCGTTCTCCTGGGGCGGTACCTTCGCCGAAACTGCCGACGGCCTGCCGTTTTTCGGCCCGCACGAACAATGGGGCCCACGGGTGCACTTCGCCATGGCCTACGGCGGCAACGGCATCACCTATTCGATGATCGGCGCGCAGCTGCTGCGGGCCGGGATCGAGCGGCGCAGGCACCCATTGGCAGAGCTGTTCGGGTTCGGGCGGCTGTAACCTGCAGCCAGGCATGGCCTGGCTCTACCCCAATCCGGCACCGACAGGCATCATTCAAGCAGCCCCTGCTAGCGTCGGCCTGTACCGCCGCGTGTTGCGCGGCCACCTGTCCGCTGGAGCGCTGTCATGATCCGCCCCCTGACCCTGCTGCTGTGCCTGGCCCTGCCGGGAACCGTACTGGCCCAGTCCGCTGCCGGTGCTACCGCGCCGCAGGCGGCCGGCCTGGACCTGTCGCTGCCGCAGGCGCCGATGCGCTACCTCAACGACCCCGCCCTGCAGCAGGACCCGCCGGGCACGTACTACGGCGACAAGAGCGGCCCGCGTGTGCACGACGACGCGAAGATCGCCGACGTGACCGACGACAAGGTCAAGGTGTCCGGCAGCTTCACCACCGGCATCGGCTATTCCAAGAATGGCGGCAACAGCCACTACAACGCCGCCACGCTGAACCTGAGCAAGAACTACACCACCGATGAGGGCAAGACCCACGGGGTCAACGTCAACATCCACGTGAGCGAGGGCAAGGGCCCGGGCTTCTTCGGTCCGTATGGCGGCTACTACGGCCGTGGCCCGGGCTACTGGGACTACCCGCCGCCGTTTGGCTGGTAAGCCAGTTCCCGTAGAGCCGAGCCCATGCTCGGCTACGGTTGGCCGCAAAGCCGAGCATGGGCTCGGCTCTACATGGGCCTACGTCAATCCAGCCAGCCATCGCGCTCGCTGTGCAGGATGCGGCCGTCATAACCGCTCAGGCGCACCTCCACCTTCTGGTTGCGGGCATTGCGCGCTTCCAGCGACCAGGTCGCACCATCACGTTCCAACGAATGGATCTCGCGCAGGCCATGTGCCTGTGCCCGTGCCAGCACCTGCTCGGTGCCCAGCAGCGCACGGCCATTGTGTTCGTCGAAGATCTCGCCGGTCTTCGGGTCCACATAGACCTCGCTGAAGCGTCCATCGGCGCGGCTCACGTCCGCTTCCCACAGGCTGTCGTCACGCTCGATCTCGTGGATCTGGGTGTAGCCAGCCTTGCGCAGCGTCTGTTCAACCTGGGCCATGCCCAGCGGTGCAGCCTGAGCGGCCGGTACGATGGCCAAGGCAGCGACGGTGGCGAGGGTAAGCGACTTCAACATGGGGGTTCTCCTGTTCGTGTTCATTGCCGGACCATCCCGGCAACGCCACGATGCACGGGGTGGTTAACAACCCCTTAGCCGGCGCTGTTAGCCCGCTGTTAGTCGGCCGCTGCACACTCACGCCTGGTCCCCCTTCCCCCCACACGCTCGCGATGCTCGCCACCCTGCCTCTGCTGCTGGCCTTGGCCAACGCCCCGACCGCCGCTGCGCCCGTACAGGATCCGGCGCAGCAGGTCGCGCGCCGTGCCGTCCAGCAGGGCCGTTACGTGCCGCTGGAAAGCGTGGTGCGCGACGCGCTCAAACGCTACCCGGGGCAGCTGCTGGAAGTGGAGCTGGACGACGGCGTCTACGAAGTGGAGATCCTGCGCGCTGACGGCGTGGTGGTCGAGCTGGACTATGATGCGCGCAGCGGAAAGCTGCTGAAGACGGAGCTGGACGACTGATGCGCATCCTGTTGGCCGAAGATGATGCCGCGCTGGCGCAGCGCCTGATGCCCCTGCTGGAGCAGGCCGGCTACGTGGTGCATGTGGTTGCCGATGGCCGCCAGGCCGAGGAAATCGGCCAGATCGACGACCTGCAGGCGGCCATCGTTGACCTGGGTCTGCCCGGCCTGGACGGACTGAGCGTGATCGAGCGCTGGCGCGGCAACGGCCGCACCTTCCCGGTGCTGGTGCTGACCGCGCGTGGGCGCTGGCACGACAAGCTGGCCGGCTTCGATGCTGGTGCCGACGACTACCTGACCAAACCGTTCCAGGCCGACGAACTGGTGCTGCGCCTGCGCGCCCTGATCCGCCGCAGCCATGGCCACGCCAGCCCGCGCCTGCACTGCGGCCCGCTGCAGCTGGACGTCAACGCTGGCCGCTTCGAACTGGAAGGACAGCCGCTGGCGCTGAGCCCGCAGGAGTTCCGCCTGCTCAGTTACTTCATCCACCACAGCGGCCAGGTGATCGGCCGTGATCGCCTGGGTGAGCAGGTGTTCGAGGGCGGGTTGGATCCCGACTCCAACGCGCTGGATGTGCTGCTCGGGCGCGTGCGCCGCAAGCTCGGCACCGAGCTGATCCAGACCGTGCGCGGCCAGGGCTGGCGGCTGGCGGCGCCGTGACGCGGCAGCCCTCGCTGCGGCGGCGGCTGCTGCTGGCCGGCGGCGTCGGACTGCTGCTGGTCTCGCTGCTGGCCAGTGCACTGCTGGGTGAACTGTTCAAGCGCAGCGCGCGTGATCGGCTGGACCACGAACTGCAGCAGGACATGCTGACCCTGGTCGCGCAGATGGAGGTCACCCCTGACAACCAGTTGCAGCTGCGCCAGGAACCGAACGATGCGCGCTTCCAGCGGGTGTTCTCTGGTGCGTACTGGCAGATCGCCGGTGCCGACGGCAGCGTGCTGCTGCAGTCACGCTCGTTGTGGGATGAAACGCTTCCCGCCACCGCCACTGGCCCGGCCACGCGCAACCTGACCGGGCCGCTGCAGCAATCCTTGCGCGCACGTGTGCAGCAGGTGCGCCTGCCACGTGCCAGTGAACCGTTCGTGGCCGTGGTCGCCACCGACCGCAGCGCGCTGGATGCCGATGTTGCCGCGTTCCGGCAGCGTACCGCCATCGCCCTGGGCGTGCTGGTTGCGGCATGGCTGGCAGTGCTGGCCAGCCAGGTGCACTTCGGGCTGCGCCCGTTGCATCGCCTCGGTG
This genomic interval from Stenotrophomonas sp. 57 contains the following:
- a CDS encoding lipocalin family protein codes for the protein MTEHPPLKTVADLKLPRYLGTWYEIARLPMRHEPEGCTDVSAHYTLLDNGNVGVTNRCRMDGEVEEATGEACAVDNDSARLEVSFLPKGLRWLPFAKGDYWVIQVAPDYSVALVGSPDRKYLWLLAREPRLDATVQDHYLAAARLQGFDLSELIQTPHTGHPTA
- a CDS encoding FAD-dependent oxidoreductase; its protein translation is MDLKSGYPWWAVRNGLIHAFPPLEMDLHSDVLVVGGGITGALIADELSAHGHEVAVIEQRDIGWGSTAASTALLQYEIDTHLLELAQRYGHDAAARAYLACAEAIPALGEVARGLKDVDFQRMDSLYLASRHRDVPRLMAEGDARRGIGLDARWLGPEALRERFDVEAGGALLTRQAARVDPYRLTYALLQRVRRRGGHVHDRTVLHSLDATARGVTARTEAGATVRARHVVLAMGYANQRWLDQRVARNRSSYAFITDPIDADVLGRLRNTMVWESARPYLYLRATGDRRLLVGGLDDAIDIPARRDRRVQRKADQLMKQLQHWFPRLGPVPAFSWGGTFAETADGLPFFGPHEQWGPRVHFAMAYGGNGITYSMIGAQLLRAGIERRRHPLAELFGFGRL
- a CDS encoding PepSY domain-containing protein, with translation MLKSLTLATVAALAIVPAAQAAPLGMAQVEQTLRKAGYTQIHEIERDDSLWEADVSRADGRFSEVYVDPKTGEIFDEHNGRALLGTEQVLARAQAHGLREIHSLERDGATWSLEARNARNQKVEVRLSGYDGRILHSERDGWLD
- a CDS encoding PepSY domain-containing protein, whose translation is MLATLPLLLALANAPTAAAPVQDPAQQVARRAVQQGRYVPLESVVRDALKRYPGQLLEVELDDGVYEVEILRADGVVVELDYDARSGKLLKTELDD
- a CDS encoding response regulator transcription factor — translated: MRILLAEDDAALAQRLMPLLEQAGYVVHVVADGRQAEEIGQIDDLQAAIVDLGLPGLDGLSVIERWRGNGRTFPVLVLTARGRWHDKLAGFDAGADDYLTKPFQADELVLRLRALIRRSHGHASPRLHCGPLQLDVNAGRFELEGQPLALSPQEFRLLSYFIHHSGQVIGRDRLGEQVFEGGLDPDSNALDVLLGRVRRKLGTELIQTVRGQGWRLAAP